One Clavelina lepadiformis chromosome 1, kaClaLepa1.1, whole genome shotgun sequence genomic region harbors:
- the LOC143473192 gene encoding phosphatidylinositol-binding clathrin assembly protein LAP-like yields the protein MAGQSIGDRIVAAQHTIIGSDMSKSVCKATTSEAMGPKKKHLDYLNALTSEANVSIPELTDILVERSKQMKWVIVFKSLITTHHLMCYGNEKFLQHVASRNSFFALGHFLDKTGVQGYDMSNYIRRYSAYLNEKAISYRTVAYDFTRVKRGKGGMLRSLDGEKLLKALPVVQKQLDALLEFDAIPNELTNGVVNSAFLLLFKDLIRLFACYNDGIINLLEKYFTMKKAQCKEGLEIYKKFLTRMSKVSDLLKVAEQVGIDKGEIPDLTRAPSSLLDALEQHLDSMEGKKSEVKIDDVKLSFQKTDESLQKLALDEEELRLSAFKKERENQEHFHPAPDMVATVPANAAPTTSSAPVTSVPSNMTDMLDIFSSNAPGTSANTTATDFTFFPPATNAQQPAQDLAAGLLQPTVLGQQQLSMSQQAAGQTGLNKDYESSLADVMANLTTGGQKGNREFEPKTEKRLTGGANFNPTMPPAAMTMQSSPMHNIAQPMAAQPQFGYQAMPAMGMTRPAFAQPVYGMQVNYQQPMMANPNAVSMGYQQVPMANYNASNMSMGFQQGPARPLNPNNPFGSM from the coding sequence ATGGCGGGACAAAGTATTGGTGATAGAATTGTTGCCGCCCAACATACTATAATTGGCTCGGATATGTCAAAAAGTGTTTGCAAGGCTACGACTAGCGAAGCAATGGGACCAAAAAAGAAGCATTTGGATTACCTGAATGCTCTGACCAGCGAAGCAAATGTGAGCATCCCTGAGCTCACTGATATTCTTGTGGAGAGGAGCAAGCAAATGAAATGggtgattgtttttaaatccCTGATCACCACTCACCACTTGATGTGTTATGGAAATGAGAAATTTTTGCAGCATGTGGCCTCTCGAAATTCTTTCTTTGCTTTGGGACATTTTCTTGATAAAACAGGAGTCCAGGGTTATGATATGTCAAACTACATACGAAGATATTCCGCTTACTTGAATGAGAAAGCCATTTCTTACCGAACAGTGGCGTATGATTTCACGCGAGTGAAAAGAGGAAAAGGTGGCATGCTTCGTTCATTGGACGGAGAAAAGCTTTTGAAAGCTTTACCTGTTGTACAGAAACAGTTGGATGCTCTGCTTGAGTTCGATGCAATTCCCAATGAATTAACAAACGGTGTGGTCAATTCAGCATTTCTGCTTCTCTTTAAGGATCTCATCAGGCTCTTTGCTTGTTACAACGATGGTATAATAAACCTTCTGGAGAAATATTTTACTATGAAGAAGGCTCAATGTAAGGAAGGTCtagaaatttacaaaaagtttcTAACGAGAATGTCGAAAGTTTCTGATCTGCTCAAAGTAGCTGAGCAGGTTGGAATAGACAAAGGGGAAATCCCTGATTTGACTAGAGCACCGAGCAGTCTATTGGATGCCCTAGAACAGCATCTGGATTCCATGGAAGGAAAGAAGTCTGAAGTGAAGATTGACGATGTGAAGTTGTCTTTCCAGAAGACAGATGAAAGCTTACAAAAGTTAGCGTTAGATGAGGAGGAATTGCGTTTAAGTGCTTTCAAGAAGGAGAGAGAAAACCAGGAGCATTTTCATCCAGCTCCAGATATGGTTGCAACTGTGCCAGCAAACGCAGCTCCAACTACCAGCAGTGCACCAGTTACTTCGGTGCCCAGTAACATGACGGATATGCTCGATATATTTAGCAGCAATGCACCAGGCACTTCTGCAAATACTACGGCAActgattttacatttttccCGCCAGCAACAAACGCTCAACAACCAGCTCAAGACTTAGCAGCTGGATTGCTTCAGCCAACTGTTCTTGGACAGCAGCAGCTGAGCATGTCACAACAGGCAGCAGGTCAGACTGGGTTGAATAAGGATTATGAATCATCTCTTGCTGATGTAATGGCTAACCTTACGACTGGAGGCCAGAAAGGTAATCGTGAGTTTGAACCAAAGACAGAGAAAAGGTTGACCGGCGGTGCCAATTTCAATCCCACGATGCCGCCTGCTGCGATGACAATGCAATCAAGTCCGATGCATAATATAGCACAACCAATGGCAGCTCAACCACAATTCGGGTATCAAGCCATGCCAGCAATGGGCATGACGCGGCCCGCATTCGCACAGCCGGTTTATGGAATGCAAGTGAATTATCAGCAACCTATGATGGCCAACCCCAATGCTGTGTCTATGGGTTATCAACAAGTGCCAATGGCCAACTATAATGCATCCAATATGTCTATGGGCTTTCAGCAGGGACCTGCACGTCCATTGAATCCTAACAATCCTTTTGGATCAATGTAG